In the Leptospira sp. WS4.C2 genome, one interval contains:
- a CDS encoding gamma-aminobutyraldehyde dehydrogenase, which produces MKQFKLWIDGKWTNTNGGNLMDIEDPATGKKIAKVIDASKADVDKAAKAAHKAFYDGRWSGITPAERSKALWKLADLLEEKTKEFAKAESLNAGKPYKNLSLAGDIPFALDNIRFFATAARDVHGSRANEYQPGYTSILRREPVGVVGQIAPWNYPLLMAVWKFGPALAAGCTIILKPAPGTPITSLMLAELTKKAGIPDGVINIVTGGNATGQAIVDHPLVRMVSLTGSTGTGKNIMKSAADSLKRVHLELGGKAPLLVFDDVDINLFATKAAFGATCNSGQDCTAATRILVPKSLQKKITDAVVDAMKAVNVGDPFNDKTEMGPLISAIHRERVLGFMDRAKKQGAKILTGGVIPKGLDKGYFFAPTVITDVKQNFDVVQNEIFGPVLTIQSYEKEEEGIRLANDVQYGLASSIWTKDIARAMRVAKQFEFGTVWINDHLPLASETPHGGFKQSGFGKDLSIESVGDYLITKHVMVGGV; this is translated from the coding sequence ATGAAACAATTTAAACTTTGGATTGATGGTAAATGGACAAATACAAACGGCGGAAATCTTATGGACATCGAAGATCCTGCCACAGGCAAAAAAATTGCCAAAGTCATAGACGCAAGTAAGGCCGATGTAGACAAAGCAGCCAAGGCCGCCCATAAAGCTTTTTATGATGGAAGATGGTCTGGGATCACACCGGCAGAACGTTCCAAAGCCCTTTGGAAACTGGCAGATCTTTTGGAAGAAAAAACCAAAGAATTTGCAAAAGCCGAATCACTGAATGCTGGGAAACCTTATAAAAACTTAAGTTTGGCGGGAGACATTCCTTTTGCCTTAGATAACATTCGTTTTTTTGCCACGGCGGCTCGCGATGTCCACGGAAGCCGTGCGAACGAATACCAACCAGGTTATACATCCATCCTTCGCCGGGAACCAGTCGGTGTTGTGGGTCAAATTGCACCTTGGAACTATCCCCTGCTGATGGCAGTTTGGAAATTTGGACCGGCTCTTGCTGCGGGTTGCACCATCATCCTAAAACCAGCACCGGGAACCCCCATCACCTCACTGATGCTCGCTGAACTTACCAAAAAAGCAGGAATCCCTGATGGGGTAATCAATATTGTAACGGGGGGAAATGCAACAGGCCAAGCCATTGTAGACCACCCACTGGTTCGTATGGTTTCTCTTACCGGATCGACAGGAACAGGAAAAAACATCATGAAGTCGGCGGCAGATTCTCTCAAACGAGTGCATTTGGAACTTGGTGGAAAAGCCCCACTCCTTGTTTTTGATGATGTAGACATCAATCTTTTTGCCACAAAAGCTGCGTTTGGTGCCACTTGCAATTCGGGACAAGATTGTACGGCCGCAACAAGAATCCTTGTTCCTAAATCCTTACAGAAAAAAATCACTGATGCCGTTGTAGATGCCATGAAGGCCGTAAACGTGGGAGATCCTTTTAACGACAAAACAGAAATGGGCCCTCTCATTTCTGCCATCCACCGCGAACGCGTTTTAGGTTTTATGGACCGTGCAAAAAAACAAGGTGCCAAAATCCTAACAGGTGGTGTGATCCCAAAAGGTCTCGACAAAGGATATTTTTTTGCACCCACAGTTATCACCGATGTAAAACAAAACTTTGATGTAGTACAAAATGAAATCTTTGGGCCAGTGCTTACCATCCAATCCTATGAAAAAGAAGAAGAAGGAATCCGCCTCGCAAATGATGTCCAATATGGACTAGCTTCTTCGATTTGGACAAAAGATATAGCGCGTGCTATGCGAGTAGCAAAACAATTTGAGTTTGGAACCGTTTGGATCAATGACCACTTACCACTGGCTTCCGAAACACCCCATGGTGGATTCAAACAATCGGGATTTGGTAAGGATTTGTCGATTGAGTCGGTAGGTGACTATTTAATCACCAAACACGTTATGGTGGGTGGGGTTTAG